The following proteins are encoded in a genomic region of Gemmatimonadota bacterium:
- a CDS encoding TolC family protein has translation MHFVITYDALRSWSRSIASLTLAILAVVSPSAAQSPMPPSAVRDTLRLGSLLEAIERGNPRIEAARATARAARARIPAATRAPDPQLQLGLMNRELPNLRPMDLLGMTQIQVMQMVPVAGKLRLAGLAETARADATDTRVLDASAELRARGTMLFYDIYATDGTLGVARDTKRLLQDIGDLAGKMYEVGEGRQADVLRANVELARMQEDLIRMETMRTTMAARLSALIAAPTDAPVGVALLPRFPAVLPTLDSLQRLAEQFRPMLRAGAQDVGAADASARLAEREIWPDLQLGMQLATQGGPMGPQRMGSLMVGAAIPIAAGTRQRQVREETGAMRAMAAAELAIMRADTRGAVAEAHASLVRARRLADLYRTSVVPQASATVASSLSAYRVGGVNFMTLLDAQMTLNRYRQELFTLEADEGKAWAELEMLTGRPLVDAHSAQPARPAGEPLQ, from the coding sequence GTGCATTTCGTCATCACGTATGACGCATTGCGATCGTGGTCGCGGTCGATTGCGTCACTCACGCTCGCCATTCTCGCCGTCGTGTCGCCAAGTGCGGCGCAGTCGCCGATGCCGCCATCGGCCGTGCGCGACACGCTGCGCCTTGGCTCGCTGCTCGAGGCCATCGAACGCGGCAATCCGAGAATCGAAGCCGCACGCGCTACGGCGCGTGCCGCACGGGCACGGATTCCAGCCGCCACCCGCGCGCCCGATCCCCAACTGCAACTCGGGCTCATGAACCGTGAACTCCCCAATCTGCGGCCCATGGATCTGCTCGGTATGACGCAAATCCAAGTGATGCAGATGGTGCCGGTCGCCGGGAAACTCCGTCTTGCGGGACTCGCCGAAACGGCGCGCGCCGACGCGACCGACACCCGTGTCCTCGACGCCTCCGCCGAACTACGTGCGCGTGGTACGATGCTTTTTTACGACATCTACGCCACCGACGGCACGCTCGGCGTCGCCCGCGATACCAAGCGCTTGCTGCAGGACATCGGCGATCTCGCGGGGAAGATGTATGAGGTAGGCGAGGGACGGCAGGCAGACGTGCTACGCGCCAATGTAGAACTGGCGCGCATGCAGGAAGATCTCATTCGCATGGAGACCATGCGAACGACGATGGCCGCCCGGCTGAGCGCACTCATTGCCGCTCCCACCGACGCACCCGTCGGCGTGGCGCTGTTGCCACGCTTTCCCGCCGTGCTCCCCACGCTCGACTCGCTCCAGCGGCTCGCGGAACAGTTCCGCCCCATGCTGCGTGCGGGCGCGCAAGACGTCGGCGCCGCCGATGCCTCGGCGCGACTCGCCGAGCGCGAGATTTGGCCCGACCTCCAACTGGGGATGCAGTTGGCCACGCAGGGAGGTCCCATGGGTCCGCAGCGCATGGGCAGCCTGATGGTCGGGGCAGCGATTCCGATCGCAGCTGGCACGCGCCAACGACAGGTGCGTGAGGAAACGGGCGCGATGCGCGCCATGGCCGCGGCGGAGCTCGCCATCATGCGGGCCGACACGCGTGGCGCCGTGGCCGAAGCGCACGCCAGTCTCGTGCGGGCGCGCCGACTCGCCGATCTCTATCGCACCTCCGTGGTGCCTCAGGCATCGGCCACTGTGGCGTCGTCGCTGAGCGCGTACCGCGTTGGCGGCGTGAACTTCATGACCTTGCTCGACGCACAGATGACGCTCAATCGGTATCGCCAAGAACTCTTCACGCTCGAAGCCGACGAAGGCAAAGCGTGGGCCGAACTCGAAATGCTGACCGGACGCCCGCTGGTGGACGCGCATTCCGCCCAGCCGGCACGTCCGGCAGGAGAACCACTGCAATGA
- a CDS encoding CusA/CzcA family heavy metal efflux RND transporter produces the protein MLKRIIAWAVGEKLIVLLFTLGAIAAGVWALKRTPLEALPDLSDVQVIVQAEYSEQAPRIVEDQVTYPIAAGMLKVPGARAVRGYSFFGISFVYVIFEDGTDLYWARSRVLEYLNGIGGELPKSVVPTLGPDATGLGWVYQYAIEDTTGRMSLAELRGVQDWYVHHALVSVPGVAEVASIGGYEKQYQVDVDPAKLQAYRIPITRVMSAIQAANADVGGMVMELSEREYMVRGLGYIRSLADIENIVVGATASGTPVRVAELGRVYVGPAVRRGVAEYDGRGDAVGGIVVMRFGQNALTTIANVKARLAEIQPGLPAGVVLRPVYDRSGLIERAIATLRDKLVEESIIVAIVCIVFLLHASSALVAILTLPVGILMAFVAMRFVPVGADIMSLGGIAIAIGAMIDAAIVMIENMHKHLERAIVEKERLNPSGSPLVDPARMDTAVLSSAERWRVVIRAAQEVGPALFFSLMIITVAFLPVFTLEGQEGRLFKPLAFTKTFSMAAASLLSVTLVPVAMGVFIRGKLYRERANPINRFLVAVYRPMITAVLRQRWLVIGAALAVVALTWIPWSRIGSEFMPPLEEGTILYMPTTLPGVSVARAREILQTQDRILKSFPEVAHVWGKAGRAETATDPAGLDMFETTITLKPESEWRPGMTYDGLVAQMDSAVRLPGVTNAWTMPIKARNDMLATGIRTPVGVKVFGPDLATLERVGRDIERVVQQVPGTRSAFAERAVSGYYLDIDINRAAAARYGLNVGDVQTVIATAIGGMVITQTIEGRERYGVRVRYAQELRDTPEKLAAVLVPVGVSSSGAGASPSGGMAMAGRAPINGVTQVPLGQLATIKAVAGPMVVRTEGAQPTAWVYVDVVGRDIGSYVKEAQAAVAKQVVMPAGYSIIWSGQYEYMLRAKATMSLVIPTTLVIIFLLLYFNFRRVGETVIVMLSLPFAIVGGLWYVWALGYNWSVAIAIGFIALAGVAAETGVVMLLYLDHAWHARVSTGRPLTLRDLYDAVMEGAVDRVRPKMMTVTAIMAGLLPIMWSTGTGASVMKRIAAPMIGGMVSSTILTLLVIPAIYSLWKERQLR, from the coding sequence ATGCTCAAACGCATCATTGCATGGGCGGTCGGCGAGAAGCTCATCGTTCTGCTCTTTACCCTCGGCGCGATCGCGGCCGGTGTCTGGGCACTCAAACGCACCCCGCTTGAGGCACTTCCTGATCTCAGCGACGTGCAAGTGATTGTGCAGGCCGAGTACAGCGAGCAGGCCCCGCGCATTGTGGAAGATCAGGTCACGTATCCGATTGCCGCCGGCATGCTCAAGGTGCCGGGGGCGCGGGCGGTGCGCGGCTATTCGTTTTTCGGCATCTCGTTTGTCTACGTGATCTTTGAGGACGGCACCGATCTCTATTGGGCGCGCAGTCGCGTGCTCGAATATCTCAACGGCATCGGCGGAGAGTTGCCGAAGTCTGTTGTCCCAACCCTGGGTCCCGATGCCACGGGGCTTGGGTGGGTGTACCAGTATGCCATTGAAGACACCACGGGCCGCATGTCTCTCGCCGAGTTGCGCGGCGTGCAGGACTGGTATGTGCACCATGCGCTGGTGTCGGTGCCCGGCGTTGCTGAGGTGGCGAGCATTGGCGGCTACGAAAAGCAATATCAGGTCGATGTCGATCCCGCCAAGCTGCAGGCGTATCGTATTCCCATCACGCGCGTGATGTCTGCCATTCAAGCCGCCAATGCGGACGTGGGTGGTATGGTGATGGAATTGTCTGAACGCGAGTACATGGTGCGCGGGCTCGGCTACATCCGCTCGCTGGCGGACATTGAAAACATCGTCGTGGGCGCGACGGCGTCTGGCACGCCGGTGCGTGTCGCCGAGTTGGGTCGCGTGTACGTTGGGCCCGCCGTGCGCCGCGGCGTGGCCGAGTATGACGGTCGCGGCGATGCCGTGGGTGGCATTGTGGTGATGCGGTTCGGGCAGAACGCGCTCACAACCATCGCCAACGTCAAAGCGCGCCTAGCCGAGATTCAGCCGGGGCTCCCGGCTGGTGTGGTGCTGCGGCCCGTGTATGATCGCAGCGGCTTGATCGAGCGGGCGATTGCCACGCTCCGCGACAAACTGGTGGAAGAGAGCATCATCGTGGCGATCGTGTGCATCGTGTTCTTACTGCACGCGAGCTCGGCGTTGGTGGCCATTCTCACACTGCCGGTCGGCATTCTTATGGCATTCGTCGCGATGCGCTTCGTGCCGGTGGGCGCCGATATCATGTCACTCGGCGGTATTGCGATTGCCATCGGCGCTATGATCGATGCGGCCATCGTGATGATCGAGAATATGCACAAGCACCTCGAGCGGGCCATTGTCGAAAAGGAACGACTCAACCCCAGCGGCTCGCCGCTGGTTGACCCTGCGCGGATGGATACGGCGGTGCTCTCCTCGGCGGAGCGATGGCGCGTGGTGATTCGCGCCGCGCAGGAAGTGGGGCCCGCGCTGTTCTTCTCGCTGATGATCATTACCGTCGCGTTTCTGCCGGTGTTCACGCTCGAAGGGCAGGAGGGAAGGCTCTTCAAGCCCCTCGCCTTTACCAAAACGTTCTCGATGGCCGCCGCCAGTTTACTCTCGGTCACGTTGGTGCCGGTGGCGATGGGCGTGTTCATTCGGGGCAAGTTGTATCGCGAGCGCGCCAATCCGATCAATCGGTTTCTCGTGGCCGTGTATCGGCCAATGATTACTGCGGTGCTGCGGCAACGCTGGTTGGTGATTGGCGCGGCGTTGGCCGTGGTCGCGCTGACGTGGATTCCGTGGTCGCGCATTGGCAGTGAGTTCATGCCGCCCTTGGAGGAAGGGACGATTCTGTACATGCCCACCACGCTTCCGGGTGTGAGCGTGGCGCGTGCGCGTGAGATTCTGCAAACACAGGACCGCATTCTCAAGTCTTTCCCCGAGGTGGCCCACGTCTGGGGCAAGGCCGGTCGCGCAGAAACAGCGACCGATCCTGCCGGCCTCGATATGTTCGAGACCACCATCACGCTCAAGCCCGAGAGTGAGTGGCGCCCCGGTATGACCTACGATGGCCTCGTGGCGCAGATGGACTCCGCCGTGCGACTCCCGGGTGTGACCAACGCGTGGACCATGCCCATCAAGGCGCGCAATGACATGCTCGCCACCGGCATTCGCACGCCCGTTGGCGTGAAGGTGTTCGGCCCGGATCTCGCGACACTCGAACGCGTGGGGCGCGACATCGAACGCGTCGTGCAGCAGGTGCCTGGCACGCGCAGCGCCTTCGCTGAGCGCGCGGTCTCTGGCTACTACCTCGACATCGATATCAACCGCGCCGCCGCCGCGCGCTACGGCCTCAACGTCGGCGATGTACAAACAGTGATCGCCACCGCGATCGGTGGCATGGTGATCACGCAAACCATCGAGGGGCGCGAGCGCTACGGCGTGCGCGTGCGCTATGCGCAGGAGCTGCGCGACACACCCGAGAAACTCGCAGCGGTGCTCGTGCCGGTGGGCGTGAGTAGCAGTGGAGCAGGGGCGAGTCCGTCCGGTGGCATGGCCATGGCTGGCCGCGCACCCATCAACGGCGTCACCCAAGTGCCGCTCGGGCAACTCGCGACCATCAAGGCCGTGGCTGGCCCCATGGTGGTGCGCACCGAAGGCGCGCAGCCCACCGCGTGGGTGTACGTCGATGTCGTGGGGCGCGACATCGGCAGCTACGTCAAGGAAGCGCAGGCAGCCGTGGCCAAACAGGTCGTGATGCCAGCGGGCTACAGCATTATTTGGAGCGGGCAGTACGAGTACATGCTGCGCGCCAAGGCTACTATGAGCTTAGTGATTCCCACCACGCTCGTCATCATCTTTTTACTACTGTATTTCAACTTCCGCCGTGTTGGCGAAACCGTCATCGTGATGCTTTCGCTGCCGTTCGCCATTGTCGGCGGGCTCTGGTACGTGTGGGCGCTCGGCTACAACTGGTCGGTCGCTATTGCCATTGGGTTCATCGCGCTGGCCGGTGTGGCCGCTGAGACCGGGGTGGTGATGTTGCTGTACCTCGATCACGCGTGGCACGCCCGCGTCAGCACGGGACGGCCGCTCACGCTGCGGGACCTCTACGACGCCGTCATGGAAGGCGCGGTCGATCGCGTGCGTCCGAAGATGATGACCGTCACCGCGATCATGGCAGGCCTGTTGCCAATCATGTGGTCCACGGGCACCGGCGCGAGTGTGATGAAACGCATCGCGGCGCCAATGATCGGCGGGATGGTGAGCAGTACCATCCTCACGCTGCTCGTGATTCCCGCCATCTACTCGCTGTGGAAGGAGCGACAACTGCGCTGA
- a CDS encoding efflux RND transporter periplasmic adaptor subunit, whose translation MIDHETSPTRAERSPFDSASAAGRNTALRWGLFTVIVGGGVAGAWWFTRAASVPPVPVPVATDATNSVGNPVMLTADAAKRIGVTYAVVERTALRPEIRAVGVVTYDETRMKSVAAKVDGYVEQLFVSYTGQPVEENDPVLRLYSPMLVTAQEELLLARKLLADVASGDADAVRNASALVASARRRLQYWDVPDADVARIERTGEVQKTLTLRSPLRGVVMQKNVLAGQRIMAGEAVYQVADLRTVWLECELFERDLAAVRVGQSVTAEFEFAPDKRREGRVTFVAPTVAAETRTTKVRVELPNADGALKPGMYATIILRGDARRDVLSVPRSAVLVTGTRVLVFVKSADGMLTPREVTLGETTEDRVEILRGVVAGESLVASATFLVDAESNLGSALGAMANMPGMDMGAPKPASGSQAPPAGATGAATSDPMANMPGMDHGAKKPDPMANMPGMDHSAKKPDPMANMPGMNHSPKKP comes from the coding sequence ATGATTGATCACGAAACTTCTCCGACGCGCGCCGAGCGCTCGCCCTTTGATTCCGCGTCCGCCGCCGGCCGCAATACGGCGCTCCGCTGGGGGCTCTTTACGGTGATCGTCGGTGGAGGCGTGGCAGGGGCGTGGTGGTTCACGCGCGCGGCCAGCGTGCCGCCTGTGCCGGTGCCCGTCGCCACTGACGCGACGAACTCGGTGGGCAACCCCGTGATGCTGACCGCCGATGCGGCCAAACGCATTGGCGTCACCTACGCCGTGGTCGAACGCACCGCACTGCGCCCGGAAATTCGGGCCGTGGGCGTGGTGACCTATGACGAAACCCGCATGAAGAGTGTCGCCGCCAAGGTGGACGGGTACGTCGAACAACTGTTTGTGTCGTACACGGGGCAGCCGGTGGAAGAAAACGATCCCGTGCTCCGCCTCTATTCGCCGATGCTCGTCACGGCCCAAGAGGAACTGCTCCTCGCGCGCAAACTGCTCGCCGATGTCGCCAGTGGCGACGCGGACGCTGTGCGCAACGCGAGCGCGCTGGTGGCGAGCGCGCGCCGTCGCTTGCAGTACTGGGATGTCCCGGACGCCGACGTGGCACGCATCGAACGCACGGGCGAAGTGCAAAAGACGCTGACACTGCGATCGCCGCTGCGAGGCGTGGTGATGCAAAAGAACGTGCTTGCCGGGCAACGCATCATGGCTGGTGAGGCGGTGTATCAGGTGGCCGATCTGCGCACCGTGTGGCTAGAGTGTGAGCTCTTTGAACGTGATCTCGCCGCAGTTCGCGTTGGCCAGTCGGTGACGGCGGAGTTCGAGTTTGCGCCAGACAAACGTCGCGAGGGGCGCGTCACCTTCGTAGCGCCAACGGTCGCGGCGGAAACGCGCACCACCAAAGTGCGCGTCGAACTCCCCAATGCCGACGGTGCGCTTAAGCCAGGGATGTACGCCACCATCATTCTGCGCGGCGATGCCCGACGCGACGTGCTGAGCGTGCCACGTTCCGCTGTACTTGTAACTGGCACCCGCGTGCTCGTCTTTGTGAAAAGCGCCGATGGTATGCTCACGCCGCGCGAAGTCACATTGGGAGAAACCACCGAGGATCGCGTCGAAATCCTGCGCGGCGTGGTGGCGGGGGAATCGCTGGTCGCATCCGCCACCTTCCTCGTCGATGCCGAATCGAATCTCGGTTCCGCCCTCGGCGCGATGGCGAACATGCCCGGAATGGATATGGGTGCGCCCAAGCCCGCCTCGGGTTCACAGGCTCCGCCGGCCGGAGCAACTGGCGCCGCAACGTCAGACCCAATGGCGAATATGCCGGGCATGGATCACGGCGCAAAGAAACCAGACCCAATGGCGAATATGCCGGGCATGGACCACAGCGCGAAAAAGCCAGACCCTATGGCCAACATGCCCGGTATGAATCACTCTCCGAAGAAGCCCTGA